In the genome of Pseudomonas sp. Teo4, the window TTCAGGTCGGCCTGCTCAACGAGAAAGACCGGCTCAACCACTACGCAAAATTCAATGCTGGCGGACTCATGCGCGGCGACCTGAAAGGCCGCTATGAGTCCTACGGCAAGGGCATCCAGTGGGGAATCCTCAGCCCGAATGACTGCCGCGAGCTGGAAGACCTGAACCCGCGCGAGGGCGGGGATGTGTACCTGACCCCGATGAACATGACCACCAAACCAGAGGCTGCCGGCGATGCAGACAAAACAGCGCCTTGACCTGCCGCTGACCATCAAGTCGGTCAGCGACAACGGCGAGTTCGAGGGCTACGGCTCGGTGTTTGGCGTGGAAGACAGTTACGGCGACGTAGTTGTCCGCGGCGCCTTTGCCGCAAGCCTTGCCAAGTGGAATGAGAAAGGCCGGCTGCCGGCCATGCTTTGGCAGCACAACATGAGCGAGCCGATCGGTGTGTACACCGAGATGCGCGAGGACGAGGTTGGGCTGTACGTCAAAGGGCGGCTGCTCACAGAAGCTGATCCTCTGGCGAAACGCGCTCACGGCCACATGAAGGCCGGGAGCCTGACTGGCATGTCCATCGGCTACATGCTCGACGACTACGAGTACGACAAGGAGAAGGGCATCTGGCTGCTGAAGGCGATCGATCTCTGGGAAGTCTCCCTGGTCACCTTCCCGGCCAACGATGAAGCCCGGATCACTGACGTGAAATCTCTGCTGGCCCGCGGCGAAACCCCGCCGCCCAGCAAAGTGGAGCGAGCCCTGCGCGAGGTAGGGTTCTCCGGCTCCCAAGCCAAGGCCTTCATGGCCAAGGGCTACGGCGCAGTTTCACCGCGAGAGGCGGGTGCCGACGCATCACTCAATCACTTGAAATCCCTTATTGACCGCATTGAAGGAGCCTCTCATGGCCGTTGAAGAAAAAGACATCAAAGAAGTCGCCGATGCCCTGGGCAAGAAGTTCGACGAGTTCAAGGAAAAGAACGACAAGCGCATCGAAGGTCTGGAGGCCGAGAAGGGCAAGCTGACCGGCCAGGTCGAAACGCTGAACGAGAAGCTGGGCGAGCTGGACGAGCTCAAGTCGTCGCTCGAAAAGGAACTGGCTGACCTGAAGCGCCCCAACGGCACCGGCACCAAGGCTGCAAGCGAACACAAGACTGCTTTCATGCAGTTCGTGCGCAAGGGTATCGACACCGGCCTGGGCGAGCTGCAGGCCAAGGCGCTCCAGATTGGCGCCGATGCAGACGGTGGCTACGCCGTGCCCGAGGAATTGGATCGCAGCATCATCGAACTGCTGCGCGACGCGTCGCCGATGCGCCAGGTGTGCAACCAGATCACTGTCGGTTCCCCAGACTACAAGCGCCTGGTCAGCCTGGGCGGCGCAGGTTCTGGCTGGGTCGGTGAAACCGATGCCCGCCCGGCGACCGGAACCCCGACTCTGGCGCAAATCTCGGCCTTTATGGGCGAACTCTACGCCAACCCACAAGCCACTCAGACCAGCCTCGATGACATCTTCTTCGACGCCGAAGCTTGGCTCGATGGCGAGGTCGCCCGCGAGTTCTCCGACAAGGAGGGCAATGCATTCACCTTGGGCAATGGCTCCGGCAAGCCAAAGGGTTACCTGGCCTATGAACTGGTGACCGACACTGACAAGACCCGGGCCTTCGGGAAGCTGCAGAAGATTTTGTCCGGTGCGGCCGGCAGTTTCACCGCTGACAACCTGATCGACCTGGTGCACTCGCTCAAGG includes:
- a CDS encoding HK97 family phage prohead protease, whose product is MQTKQRLDLPLTIKSVSDNGEFEGYGSVFGVEDSYGDVVVRGAFAASLAKWNEKGRLPAMLWQHNMSEPIGVYTEMREDEVGLYVKGRLLTEADPLAKRAHGHMKAGSLTGMSIGYMLDDYEYDKEKGIWLLKAIDLWEVSLVTFPANDEARITDVKSLLARGETPPPSKVERALREVGFSGSQAKAFMAKGYGAVSPREAGADASLNHLKSLIDRIEGASHGR
- a CDS encoding phage major capsid protein: MAVEEKDIKEVADALGKKFDEFKEKNDKRIEGLEAEKGKLTGQVETLNEKLGELDELKSSLEKELADLKRPNGTGTKAASEHKTAFMQFVRKGIDTGLGELQAKALQIGADADGGYAVPEELDRSIIELLRDASPMRQVCNQITVGSPDYKRLVSLGGAGSGWVGETDARPATGTPTLAQISAFMGELYANPQATQTSLDDIFFDAEAWLDGEVAREFSDKEGNAFTLGNGSGKPKGYLAYELVTDTDKTRAFGKLQKILSGAAGSFTADNLIDLVHSLKAGYRANGRFMMNNLTVARVRKLKDSDGNYLWRPGLELGQPSTLLAYGITENEDMPDVAADANAISFGDFKRGYTIVDRLGTRVLRDPYTNKPFVGFYTTKRVGGMLTDSQAIKVLTLSAA